In Kwoniella newhampshirensis strain CBS 13917 chromosome 4, whole genome shotgun sequence, one DNA window encodes the following:
- a CDS encoding nascent polypeptide-associated complex subunit beta — MDKDKLAKLQAQVRIGGKGTPRRKQVKKSVTASQGDDRKLQAALKKLGVQPITGVEEVNMFKEDGNVLHFGAPRVHAALPSNTLAVYGPGQTKELTELVPGILNQLGPDSLANLRRLAESYQSMTARQAAAAAAAGGADAGEKKEGDDEIPDLVENFDEAEGGDEVKQSDLEELE, encoded by the exons atggacaaggacaagctCGCCAAACTCCAGGCCCAAGTCCGTATTG GCGGCAAGGGTACACCTCGACGAAAGCAGGTCAAGAAGTCCGTCACCGCCTCTCAAGGAGACGACCGTAAACTTCAAGCGGCTTTGAAGAAGCTTGGCGTTCAGCCCATCACAGGtgtcgaggaggtcaacatgttcaaggaggatggaaaCGTCTTGCATTTCGGTGCTCCaaggg TCCACGCCGCTCTTCCCTCTAACACCCTCGCCGTCTACGGTCCCGGTCAAACCAAGGAACTCACCGAACTCGTCCCTGGAATTCTCAACCAACTCGGCCCCGATTCCCTCGCCAACCTCCGACGACTCGCCGAATCCTACCAATCCATGACCGCCCGTCAagccgccgccgccgctgCTGCGGGGGGTGCTGATGCcggtgagaagaaggagggtgacgatgagatcCCGGATCTGGTGGAGAACTTtgacgaagcagaaggaggtgaCGAGGTCAAGCAGTCCGATTTGGAAGAGTTGGAGTAG